The window AACTACCTTAGCAGGTATACAAATGATTCGTCCAACTACTAAGCTATTAGGGTCAACAGTAGGATTTGCTTCTTGAAGTTGTCTAATGGTTACATTAAATCTATTAGCTAAACCAAAGAATGTGTCTCCAGGTCTTATTACATAATAAGTACCATCAACACATGGAGGTATAGCAGGTGGCTCAGGTGGAGCTGGTGTCCTAGGTATACAAATCCTTTGGCCAACTACTAAATTAAAAGGATTTACTAATGGATTTGCCTGCTGCAACTCTCTTACAGTTATATCAAATTCATCAGCAATTCTATAGAATGTGTCTCCTGCCTTAATTGTATAGATGGTTCCATTTGGACAAGTAGGTGTTATAGTAACTCTAGGAACGCATATTACTTGACCAACTTGAATGCGGTTGACGTCGATAGTAGGATTTAAAAATCTAATAACTGCAATAGTTGTGTTGAACTCTGCAGCTATTCTGCTAATAGTATCCCCTCGCTTTACCGTATAGGCTTGAGCAAAAGGAGGGCATGTTCTTTCGCGCATATTACATATCACCTCACTTAGATTTGTAGTATATAATATTCATAGTAGAGATTAAATGTGCATATGAGAAAGACCATACAAAAACCCTTCTCAGTACATGTTTTGTACCGAGAAGGGTTTTTAGCTAAATAGGCTTCTATCACTAATATCTTTGAAGAGCGATAGAAGTTTTTCTTTTGTAAGACTAGATTTTTCTTTTCCTGATATATCTGTTACTATTTGACCTCTATGCATCATAATAAGTCTATTTCCGTACTTTATAGCATGGTCAATATTATGAGTAACCATGAGGGCAGTTAAGCTTTTTTCTTTAACAATCTTATCTGTAATTTCCATGACTATTTCAGATGTCTTAGGGTCTAGTGCAGCAGTATGTTCATCTAAAAGTAGCAGATTAGGATTTGTTAATGTAGACATTATTAAGGCTAAAGACTGTCTTTGTCCACCTGACAACTTAGATACAATTGTATCTAGCTTTTCCTCCAATCCTAAATCAAGTATTCTTAATGAATCTTTGAAAAAATTTTCATTCTTTTTACTAACTAAGAAAGAAAAGTCAAATTTTTTTCCTTTATTAAGAGCCATAGAGAGATTCTCTCTAACTGTCATAGAAGGCACAGTACCTAGGGCTGGATCTTGAAAAATCCTAGATATTTTTTGACATCTCAAACTTTCTGACTCTTTAGTAATATCTGAACTACCTAGAATAATTCTTCCCTTATCTATTCCAAGCTTTCCTGATATTATGTTAAGAAGAGTAGATTTACCTGCACCATTACTTCCTATTATACAAATGAAATCGCCTCTATTTATATTTAAAGAAAATCTGTCGAATATTTTTTCTTCGTTGATATCGCCAATATTAAATGTTTTACTTATATTAGTTAGCTCTAGCACTTAAATCACCTGCTTGTCTTTTTTCTTTGAACAACTGAAAGTTGCTAAGTTTGAATGAGGATTCTTTTCCTCCTAAATATAGTGCAAGTATTACAATTATACAGCTAACAAGCTTTAAATCACTTGGGTTAAAGCCTACTTTTAAGCTTAAAGAAATACTAGCTCTGTATAAAATTGCACCTATTATACATAAAAAACTTGGTTTTATTAGTCTGAAATTCTTGAATATAGAATGCGCCATTATAATAGATGCCAAGCCTATAACCATAGTACCAGTTCCCATATTTATATCACTATAGCCTTGGTATTGAGCGAAAACACTTCCAGATAGGGCAACTAATCCATTTGATAATGCAAGCCCGAGTACCTTAATACTTCCCGTACTTATTCCTAAAGAAATCACCATACCTTCATTGCTTCCTGTTGCTTTTAAAAGATAACCAAGTTTAGTCTTGAAGAATATTAAGAAAATAGTAGCACAAATAACTGCTAGGATTAAAGCTATAAATAAACTACTAGCTAAGCTACTTTTTGGGAAAATAGTTTCATTATTAAACATAGGCAGATTTGCCTTTCCCATTATTCTTAAGTTAATGGAATATAAAGCTAGCATTACTAAAATTCCTGAAAGCAAGTCTTTTATTTTAAGCTTTAAGTTTAATATTCCTGTTAAAATTCCTGCTAAAGCTCCTGCTATAACAGAGAATAAAAGGGCTACAAAAGGGTTAAACCCTTTTATAATCAAAATCGCAGATACACTTGCTCCTAATGTAAATGTCCCATCAACTGACATATCGGCAAAATTAAGAAATCTAAAGGTTATATATACACCCATTACCATTATGGAAAAGATAAAACCTTGGAGAAAAATGCCCAATATAAAATCATTCATATTATTCAGCTCCCTTCACTAATGTTGCTCTATTCAATATTTCTTCGGGGATGCTAATACCAAGCTGTTCTACAGCTTTTTCGTTGATTATCAATTCTGTCTCCTTTAGCATAGAAACCGGTATATCCTTTATACTTTTACCTTCAAGTATTTCAGCAGCCATTATGCCTGTTTGATGCCCTAATTTATAATAATCAACTCCCTCACATGCAAGGGCACCGCCTTCAACATGCCCTTTTTCCGAGCCTATTATGGCTACACCGTTATTCGTAGCTATTTTAGAGATTATTGGTATATTTGAAGCTACTAAATTATCAGTTGGAAGGAATAAGAAATCTATATCCTTAATCTTAGCATTTAATGCTGGTTCAAATTCTGTTGTATTTATAACTGGAATCTCTATTACTGTCATACCCAAATCTTTTGCTGCTTCCTTTGCCATATTAACCTGAAGCTGAGAATTAACTTCACTAGTGCTATATAGTACACCTACTTTACTTGCACTAGGGATTAATGTTTTTCCAAGCTCTAGCTGTTTAGCTATGGGACTAAGATCGCTAGTGCCTGTTACATTACCCTCTGGTGCATCGGCTTTTTTAACTAGTCCAGCATGTACAGGGTCGGTTACAGCAGTAAATAATACAGGGATATCCTTAGTAGAGTTATGTGCTGATTGTGCTGAAGGTGTGGAAATAGCAAGAATTAAGTCTTTTTTCTGAGACACAAAATTCTGAGCAATAGTAGTTGTTAAAGCAATATCTCCTTGAGCAAACTGAGTGTCTAGCTTTAGATTTTTACCTTCTTCATAGCCTTTTTCTTTCAAGGCATCAACAAAACCAGCCCTAGCATTATCTAATGCAGGGTGCTCTACTATTTGACTGATTCCTATAGATACTACTTTTTGAGAATCACTACTTGAATTGACAGGTGAACAAGCACCTAAAAATAAAGTGATAATTAAAAGAAATGAAATTAAGCCTAAGCTTTTACTTAGACTAGTGGGATGTTTTTTTCCTACCATACTACCGTCCTCCAATTTTTAATTTTTGGTTTGAAGCTCTTCTACATATGCTACCTAACTTCCCTTAGCCTCTAAGGCTACCTACAAAAACTACTAAAGCTACTATATAAGCTATTTACACGAAATGGTGATTTGTGTAGTCTGCTTGATTAATATTTAGGAATGATTTTATAACTTTTTAAATTATATGTCAATAGAAAAATAAAAAATATAAACAATAAAATAATGACTAATTTGTTTATTTTAGTTAATTCATATTTGGTATTGACCTATGTCCTAGTCCAATTGCTAGATCGTTAAGATGAAGTAGTCCAATACTTATGAATAGACAGACGCTAACATGCTCATCATATCTAGCTATACCTATTTTACCTCCAAAATTAAAACCAGTTGCCTTTGGGCTTACTTGGGTTATGGCCTCCATTATAGCTCCAGCCACAGCTCCTTCGTGGACATGATAATCTTTTATTATTCCAGTTTTCTTAGAAGCCACTAGGGTTCTTTCAATGATTTTTGGTATAGAATTGATTAAGTCTCCACCTATGTCTACAGCAGCAGCTTTAAAATTTTTTTTGGTAAGCTCTTCAACTATGGCTCTTTCTTCGTCCCTAGTAGAGATCGCAAGCCTTACTGCAGCTTTAGCAACATCAGTACTACCATTTTTCATACAATCACCTCAAAATCATATTGTAAACAAAATTATATAAGATATACCTCATTTTGTAAATGTTTGAATCAGATTAAAAAGGCTCGAGGAAAGAGAGATTCTTTACTTGAGCCATATACTAAAGTTTTAACAAACCTACAGAATTCAAGAAAATAATTATCAAGAGTATTGGAGTAACATATCTTAATATCAATCTAAATAACTTCAAATAAATAGCCATATTTAATTTTCCTTGATTAGATAATTCATTAATTAGATCATCTTTAGCTACAAAATACCCTACAAAAATCGCTATTAGTAGGCCACCTATTGGCATGAATATATTAGATGAAATATAATCGAATAAATCGAAGAAGTTAAGACTCA of the Proteiniborus sp. DW1 genome contains:
- a CDS encoding LysM peptidoglycan-binding domain-containing protein, which produces MRERTCPPFAQAYTVKRGDTISRIAAEFNTTIAVIRFLNPTIDVNRIQVGQVICVPRVTITPTCPNGTIYTIKAGDTFYRIADEFDITVRELQQANPLVNPFNLVVGQRICIPRTPAPPEPPAIPPCVDGTYYVIRPGDTFFGLANRFNVTIRQLQEANPTVDPNSLVVGRIICIPAKVVPPGTPPCPGGAYYTIEAGDTFFSIATRFGVTVRDLETANPGVDPTRLTIGQRICIPREQRCPGGRIHVIGTGDTLFRLAQRYDISFRAIVDANPGIDVENLQIGQEICIPPYEPAELCPTGKTYIIKEGDTLSSIAEEFTVSATDILRYNPTMAPSEFTAGKRICIPPEAQV
- a CDS encoding ATP-binding cassette domain-containing protein; the encoded protein is MLELTNISKTFNIGDINEEKIFDRFSLNINRGDFICIIGSNGAGKSTLLNIISGKLGIDKGRIILGSSDITKESESLRCQKISRIFQDPALGTVPSMTVRENLSMALNKGKKFDFSFLVSKKNENFFKDSLRILDLGLEEKLDTIVSKLSGGQRQSLALIMSTLTNPNLLLLDEHTAALDPKTSEIVMEITDKIVKEKSLTALMVTHNIDHAIKYGNRLIMMHRGQIVTDISGKEKSSLTKEKLLSLFKDISDRSLFS
- a CDS encoding ABC transporter permease; this translates as MNDFILGIFLQGFIFSIMVMGVYITFRFLNFADMSVDGTFTLGASVSAILIIKGFNPFVALLFSVIAGALAGILTGILNLKLKIKDLLSGILVMLALYSINLRIMGKANLPMFNNETIFPKSSLASSLFIALILAVICATIFLIFFKTKLGYLLKATGSNEGMVISLGISTGSIKVLGLALSNGLVALSGSVFAQYQGYSDINMGTGTMVIGLASIIMAHSIFKNFRLIKPSFLCIIGAILYRASISLSLKVGFNPSDLKLVSCIIVILALYLGGKESSFKLSNFQLFKEKRQAGDLSARAN
- a CDS encoding ABC transporter substrate-binding protein is translated as MVGKKHPTSLSKSLGLISFLLIITLFLGACSPVNSSSDSQKVVSIGISQIVEHPALDNARAGFVDALKEKGYEEGKNLKLDTQFAQGDIALTTTIAQNFVSQKKDLILAISTPSAQSAHNSTKDIPVLFTAVTDPVHAGLVKKADAPEGNVTGTSDLSPIAKQLELGKTLIPSASKVGVLYSTSEVNSQLQVNMAKEAAKDLGMTVIEIPVINTTEFEPALNAKIKDIDFLFLPTDNLVASNIPIISKIATNNGVAIIGSEKGHVEGGALACEGVDYYKLGHQTGIMAAEILEGKSIKDIPVSMLKETELIINEKAVEQLGISIPEEILNRATLVKGAE
- a CDS encoding HutP family protein translates to MKNGSTDVAKAAVRLAISTRDEERAIVEELTKKNFKAAAVDIGGDLINSIPKIIERTLVASKKTGIIKDYHVHEGAVAGAIMEAITQVSPKATGFNFGGKIGIARYDEHVSVCLFISIGLLHLNDLAIGLGHRSIPNMN